From Suricata suricatta isolate VVHF042 chromosome 1, meerkat_22Aug2017_6uvM2_HiC, whole genome shotgun sequence, a single genomic window includes:
- the RHOH gene encoding rho-related GTP-binding protein RhoH, with protein MLSSIKCVLVGDSAVGKTSLLVRFTSETFPEAYKPTVYENTGVDVFMDGVQISLGLWDTAGNDAFRSIRPLSYQQADVVLMCYSVANHNSFLNLKNKWIGEIRSNLPCTPVLVVATQTDQREMGPHRASCVNAIEGKKLAQEVRAKGYLECSALSNRGVQQVFECAVRTAVNQARRRNRRRFFSINECKIF; from the coding sequence ATGCTGAGTTCCATCAAGTGTGTGTTGGTGGGAGATTCTGCTGTGGGGAAAACCTCTCTGCTGGTGCGCTTCACTTCAGAGACCTTCCCGGAGGCCTACAAGCCCACGGTGTACGAGAACACAGGTGTGGATGTCTTCATGGACGGTGTCCAGATCAGCCTGGGCCTCTGGGACACGGCGGGCAATGATGCCTTCAGGAGCATCCGCCCCCTGTCCTACCAGCAGGCGGATGTGGTGCTGATGTGCTATTCTGTAGCCAACCATAACTCTTTCCTCAACCTGAAGAACAAATGGATTGGTGAGATCAGGAGCAACCTGCCCTGCACACCTGTGCTGGTGGTGGCCACTCAGACTGACCAGCGGGAGATGGGGCCCCACAGGGCCTCCTGCGTCAACGCCATAGAGGGAAAGAAACTGGCCCAGGAAGTAAGAGCAAAGGGCTACCTGGAGTGCTCAGCCCTTAGCAACCGAGGGGTTCAGCAGGTATTTGAGTGTGCCGTCCGAACTGCCGTCAACCAAGCCAGGAGACGCAACAGAAGGAGGTTCTTCTCCATTAATGAGTGCAAGATTTTCTAA